GGAAGTTCGCGAGAATCGTGAAGGCAGCTGGAAGAAGTGGTTTACTTGGCTGTAAACCGATCCAACTGGCCTTACTGAAGTAGATCTAGAAATAACAAACCGGCTGTTTTGTAAAAAACAGCCGGTTTGTGTCGCATTGGGCGGTACACTGCGGCAGGCGTACCCATGGTTGTGGTGCTCCAATAATGCAATACTCCAGCAATTTGGCACCAGCCTGTGCAGGATTGCATGAATACCCCAAAAGCTACTGTCCCCAGTCTTTTTAAACACAATACTTTTGCACGACACAGGATGCGTTATGGATATGCATGCTCACGGTACATACGAAAAAAGCCGCGCCGCCATGTTTTCGTTGCTGGCGGCACTGGCGCTGACCAGCGTCAAGCTTGCCGTGGGGCTTTATACCAACAGCCTTGGTGTCTTGTCTGAGGCTCTGCACAGCGGGCTTGACCTACTGGCTGCGGCCCTTACTCTGGCTGCGGTCAAAATTTCGTCCAAACCTGCCGATTCCCGTCATCCTTACGGCCATGGCAAGGCAGAGAACCTTTCTGCCCTTGCGCAGACCCTGCTTTTGTTTGGCACGTGCGCCTGGGTTGTCTATGAAGGCGTGCACCGTCTGACTTCTGGCGGTAGCACGGTCGTGCCTTCTCTTTGGGGCGTTGGCGTCATGGCTTTTTCCATGGCCATTGATATCAACCGGGTGCGCGTTTTGCGCCGCGTGGCCAAAACTTTCAACAGTCAGGCTCTGGAAGCGGACGCGCTGCATTTTTCCACTGATATTCTTTCTTCCGCTGTAGTTCTTGTGGGTGTGCTGGCTGTATGGCTTGCGCAGGCCATGAATCTGCCCGAACCCTTGAGCAGGGTGCTTTCACAGGCAGATACGGTGGCTGCCTTGATCGTTGCGGCCATAATTTTTCGGGCCAGCATGCACATGGCTTCTGATGCCGTTGATATGCTTATGGATTCTGGGTCTTCGCATGCAAGCGAAGCCATTGTCGGCGCGGTTAAGGGCATAGCGGGTATTTCTGAAGTAAGGCGGGTGCGCGTGCGCACCAGTGGCCCCCAGAATTTTGTAGACCTCACCGTGGGCGTTGCGCCGGGCCTCAAGGTGAGTGACGGTCACCGGTTGGCGCACGAGGCCGAAGAAGCCGTGGCAGCGATTTTGCCGGGTGCGGATGTCACCGTGCACGTGGAGCCCCGTAAGTCGTGCCGCATTGACGAAAATAATCCCTTTGCACTTGTGCAGCTTGTGGCCTCGGAACACGGCCTGGCCGTGCACGATGTGCATGTTTTAAGCGCTGATACCGCCTGCCACATCGAACTGCATGTAGAGCTGCCTGGCCAGATGCCCTTTGACCGTGGCTATGCGCGGGTCAAGGCCTTTGAAGACGCCCTGCGTGAAGCCCTGCCGGGTGTTGAAATTGTGAGCCATCTTGAGCCCAAGGCGCCCAGTGCGGCCCTTGAGCCCGGTGCTTCGGTTTCAGTGCCATTTTCTGAAATGGCCTGGCGTGAGATTCAGGCAGCAGTGGAAAAAGAACCCCTTGCTGGCAAGCCCCATAAATTTTCAACCTACGTGCTGCCAGAGCAGGGCATTTGCATTTCGTTTCACTGCAATGTGAGTGTGGGCCTGTCGGTGGAAGAGGCGCATAATGTCTGCACCCGGCTTGAAAAGCGCATACGGGAGGCTGTGCCCC
The Desulfovibrio sp. DNA segment above includes these coding regions:
- a CDS encoding cation diffusion facilitator family transporter, whose protein sequence is MDMHAHGTYEKSRAAMFSLLAALALTSVKLAVGLYTNSLGVLSEALHSGLDLLAAALTLAAVKISSKPADSRHPYGHGKAENLSALAQTLLLFGTCAWVVYEGVHRLTSGGSTVVPSLWGVGVMAFSMAIDINRVRVLRRVAKTFNSQALEADALHFSTDILSSAVVLVGVLAVWLAQAMNLPEPLSRVLSQADTVAALIVAAIIFRASMHMASDAVDMLMDSGSSHASEAIVGAVKGIAGISEVRRVRVRTSGPQNFVDLTVGVAPGLKVSDGHRLAHEAEEAVAAILPGADVTVHVEPRKSCRIDENNPFALVQLVASEHGLAVHDVHVLSADTACHIELHVELPGQMPFDRGYARVKAFEDALREALPGVEIVSHLEPKAPSAALEPGASVSVPFSEMAWREIQAAVEKEPLAGKPHKFSTYVLPEQGICISFHCNVSVGLSVEEAHNVCTRLEKRIREAVPQLGRLSIHMEPAVVSDSGSKA